The following proteins are co-located in the Leptolyngbya sp. 'hensonii' genome:
- a CDS encoding O-linked N-acetylglucosamine transferase, SPINDLY family protein — MSLGSELTIPVDLQVQAYQYLLEAEYGQAIQVYEQAIEDEPNCTLNYWYLGMALLLKGQEAEAQATWLMALAEADADQEEIWTQELLQVVQLEAERQECLEKYAIAWALRRHIQEICPQNLNNLLRIIQLTQYPQANLDEESALTDAITLMGDHPPLEVSPQLLLETVITGLTQSNAPDRAIDLFEAAIPYIEDEQHWLSHLVHISNLVCYAQMRAPHACRIAELCLKIRPNDLAVMGRLSAFYQKASRYEEGIEVARQYCALASSIPTQVFGSYLLLRGLMTAGGFWDEVQQALMEHERLLRVLIEVPPDDLNPPTAACMFTSTFFLPYLVDDLAHNRFFHNQVSTLSQRALQYYFQERVEKFKQRHRTLARTAPPNKILKVGYLSTCLRQHSVGWLARWLFQHHNSEQFQVYTYLINQPEIDVFTQRWFVDPAFQTRQLGIDSCAIADQVFADEIDILVDLESLTLDTTCEVMSLKPAPVQVTWLGWDAAGIPEIDYYIADPYVLPESAQEHYLEEIWRLPQTYIAVDGFEVGVPDISREQFGIPNEAVIYLSAQQGPKRNPQTSRLQMQIIKAVPGSYFLIKSLADQEAVKKAFLQLAEEEGVDRDRLRFLPATPSEVTHRANLGIADVVLDTYPYNGATTTLETLWMGIPLVTRAGEHFSSRNSYTMMMNVGVTEGIAWSSEEYVDWGIRLGKDEALRQKISWQLRKSRQTSPLWNGRKFTQDMEQAYQQMWQRFIFPQPSVSDRKCDPSE; from the coding sequence ATGAGTCTCGGATCGGAATTGACAATACCGGTTGACTTGCAAGTTCAGGCTTATCAGTATCTTTTGGAAGCCGAATATGGGCAGGCAATTCAGGTCTACGAGCAGGCGATCGAGGACGAGCCTAACTGCACCCTTAACTACTGGTATCTGGGTATGGCCCTGTTGCTGAAGGGCCAGGAAGCAGAAGCTCAGGCAACCTGGTTAATGGCCCTGGCAGAAGCAGATGCCGATCAGGAAGAGATCTGGACGCAAGAACTCCTGCAAGTGGTGCAACTGGAAGCGGAACGACAGGAGTGCCTGGAAAAATATGCCATTGCTTGGGCACTGCGCCGACACATTCAGGAAATTTGCCCCCAAAATCTGAATAATCTGCTGCGAATTATCCAGCTGACCCAATATCCCCAGGCTAATTTGGATGAAGAAAGCGCTCTGACAGATGCCATTACCCTCATGGGTGACCATCCTCCCCTGGAAGTCAGCCCACAGCTTTTACTGGAAACCGTGATTACTGGATTAACCCAGAGTAATGCACCCGATCGGGCGATCGACCTGTTTGAAGCAGCTATTCCTTACATTGAAGATGAGCAACATTGGCTCAGCCATCTGGTTCACATTTCCAATTTGGTCTGCTACGCCCAGATGCGAGCCCCCCATGCCTGTCGCATTGCAGAACTCTGTCTCAAAATTCGCCCTAATGATCTGGCTGTGATGGGTCGCCTGTCCGCTTTTTATCAAAAGGCAAGTCGGTATGAAGAGGGCATTGAGGTGGCCCGTCAGTACTGTGCCCTGGCCAGTTCCATCCCCACTCAGGTCTTCGGCAGTTACCTGCTATTGCGGGGATTAATGACAGCCGGTGGTTTCTGGGATGAAGTCCAACAGGCGTTGATGGAACATGAACGGTTGCTGCGGGTTCTGATTGAAGTTCCGCCAGACGATCTCAATCCCCCCACAGCGGCCTGTATGTTTACGTCAACTTTTTTTCTGCCTTACCTGGTCGATGATCTGGCCCATAATCGCTTCTTTCATAATCAGGTTAGTACCCTCTCTCAGCGGGCTCTGCAGTATTACTTCCAGGAACGGGTCGAAAAGTTTAAGCAACGTCATCGCACCCTGGCCAGAACAGCACCGCCCAATAAGATCCTCAAAGTGGGATACCTGTCTACCTGCCTCAGACAGCATTCCGTCGGTTGGCTGGCTCGCTGGCTCTTCCAGCACCATAATTCAGAGCAGTTTCAGGTTTACACTTACCTGATCAATCAACCAGAAATTGATGTGTTTACCCAGCGCTGGTTTGTTGATCCGGCATTTCAGACCCGCCAATTGGGCATTGACTCCTGTGCGATCGCGGATCAGGTATTTGCCGATGAAATTGATATTCTCGTTGATCTGGAAAGTTTGACTCTGGATACCACCTGTGAAGTGATGAGCCTGAAACCAGCACCTGTGCAGGTCACTTGGCTGGGCTGGGATGCCGCTGGGATTCCAGAGATCGACTATTACATCGCCGACCCCTATGTTTTGCCAGAATCCGCCCAGGAACACTATCTGGAAGAGATCTGGCGACTTCCTCAAACCTATATTGCTGTGGATGGTTTTGAAGTTGGAGTTCCCGATATTAGTCGGGAACAATTCGGGATTCCGAACGAGGCCGTGATTTACCTGAGTGCCCAGCAGGGACCAAAACGCAATCCCCAGACCTCTCGCCTACAAATGCAAATCATTAAGGCTGTTCCTGGCAGCTACTTCCTGATCAAAAGTCTGGCTGACCAGGAAGCCGTCAAGAAGGCATTTCTGCAGTTGGCCGAGGAAGAAGGCGTTGATCGCGATCGGCTGCGGTTCTTGCCAGCCACCCCGTCAGAAGTGACCCACCGGGCTAATCTGGGTATTGCTGACGTGGTTCTGGATACTTATCCCTACAATGGCGCAACCACAACGCTGGAAACCCTGTGGATGGGAATCCCTCTGGTCACCCGGGCCGGAGAGCATTTCTCCAGCCGCAACAGCTACACCATGATGATGAATGTGGGGGTCACGGAGGGAATTGCCTGGAGCAGTGAGGAGTATGTGGACTGGGGGATACGACTTGGAAAAGATGAGGCGCTACGCCAGAAAATTTCCTGGCAATTACGAAAATCTCGTCAGACTTCGCCCCTCTGGAATGGGCGAAAATTCACCCAGGATATGGAGCAGGCTTATCAGCAGATGTGGCAGAGATTTATTTTTCCTCAACCTTCAGTGTCTGACAGGAAATGTGATCCGTCAGAATAG
- the codA gene encoding cytosine deaminase — protein sequence MAAQPYDLLLRNGQLLRSPQHLEKADIAIQGDQIAAISPHLQGSAVLEIDVAGQLVSPPFVESHIHLDSALTAGDPGWNQSGSLFEGIEIWRERKQSLTLEDVKQRAIQTLKQQATQGVLYVRSHADVSEPTLTALQGLLEVREAVKDWLTLQVVAFPQDGVYGSPQNEELLEEALRLGADAVGGIPHYELTREDGVRSVQRIFELAQRYDRLIDIHCDEIDDDQSRFLEVVVACAIRSGLGPRVTASHTTAFASYNNAYALKLMGFLQRTQLNFIANPLINITLQGRTDTYPKRRGVTRVKELWQQGLNVSLGHDCIQDPWYALGTGNMLDVASMAVHVCQMTGRAEIDACYNMVTWQGARTLNLPVYGLDVGQPANLMVLDADSRYEAIRQRSVVRWVIARGKVISQTEPAHQTSFLT from the coding sequence ATGGCTGCTCAACCCTACGACCTGTTGTTGCGAAACGGTCAACTCTTACGATCGCCACAACATCTGGAAAAGGCCGACATTGCCATTCAAGGCGACCAGATTGCTGCTATTTCGCCTCACTTGCAGGGATCTGCTGTTCTGGAAATTGATGTGGCAGGGCAGTTAGTCAGTCCTCCCTTTGTGGAGTCCCATATTCATCTGGATTCCGCGTTGACGGCAGGTGATCCGGGCTGGAACCAGAGTGGCAGCCTGTTTGAAGGGATTGAGATCTGGCGTGAACGCAAACAGAGTCTGACCCTGGAAGATGTGAAGCAACGGGCCATTCAAACGTTGAAACAGCAGGCCACCCAGGGGGTTTTGTATGTCCGCTCCCATGCAGATGTCAGCGAACCGACTTTAACAGCATTGCAAGGACTGTTGGAAGTCCGAGAAGCGGTCAAAGACTGGCTGACTCTTCAGGTTGTTGCGTTTCCTCAGGATGGGGTTTACGGCAGTCCCCAGAATGAGGAATTGTTAGAGGAAGCGCTTCGGTTGGGAGCGGATGCAGTTGGGGGAATTCCCCACTACGAGTTGACCCGCGAGGATGGGGTGCGATCGGTCCAGCGCATCTTTGAACTGGCCCAGCGGTACGATCGCCTGATCGACATTCACTGTGACGAAATCGACGATGATCAATCCCGGTTTCTGGAAGTGGTGGTAGCCTGCGCCATTCGCAGTGGTTTGGGGCCGCGCGTCACAGCCAGCCATACCACCGCCTTCGCTTCCTACAACAATGCCTATGCCTTAAAACTGATGGGTTTTCTGCAGCGAACCCAACTGAACTTCATTGCCAATCCCCTGATCAACATCACCTTACAGGGGCGGACGGACACCTATCCCAAACGGCGCGGTGTCACCAGGGTCAAGGAGTTGTGGCAGCAGGGACTGAATGTCAGCCTGGGCCATGATTGTATCCAGGACCCCTGGTACGCCCTGGGTACCGGCAATATGCTGGATGTGGCCTCCATGGCTGTTCACGTTTGCCAGATGACGGGCAGAGCCGAGATCGATGCCTGCTACAACATGGTGACCTGGCAGGGAGCCCGCACCCTCAATCTCCCTGTCTATGGGCTAGACGTGGGGCAACCAGCTAATTTAATGGTGCTGGATGCGGATAGCCGCTATGAGGCGATTCGACAGCGATCGGTAGTTCGATGGGTGATTGCCCGTGGGAAGGTCATCTCCCAAACTGAGCCCGCCCACCAGACAAGCTTTCTGACCTGA
- a CDS encoding ammonium transporter: MGNAWAQEPPPDPVATATAAAATAQVSADTAFMLLCAALVLLMTPGLAFFYGGFVRSRNVLNTMMMSFILMALVGVSWVLWGYSLAFAPGSPVIGGLQWFGLTGVGLETTDYLKGTQPEAVVSYAATIPHQAFMIYQAMFAIITPALMSGAIVERINFRAYFLFVLLWATLIYAPVAHMVWAKGGLMGLYGGFGALDFAGGTVVHISSGVSALVAALIIGPRKTYPNQPSPPHNVPYILLGAGLLWFGWFGFNAGSALASGGLATVAFVATNTAAAAAALTWVLLEWALLGKPTAVGIATGAVAGLVGITPAAGFVTPLSAIFVGSIVAVCCFFAIRIKNKLQIDDSLDTFTVHGVGGTFGAILTGIFATKFVNSAGGNGLLFGTDGKFFSEGADASQVLKQLAAVGITYVLAAVGTFIILKALELTVGLRVKPDIELQGVDVSEHGEAGYGEEFGSSSHVPTPSEVT; the protein is encoded by the coding sequence ATGGGTAATGCCTGGGCTCAGGAGCCCCCTCCTGATCCGGTGGCTACTGCAACAGCGGCAGCTGCTACGGCTCAGGTCTCCGCTGATACAGCTTTCATGTTGCTATGTGCTGCACTGGTGCTACTGATGACACCAGGATTGGCTTTCTTCTATGGCGGATTTGTGCGATCGCGCAACGTCCTCAACACGATGATGATGAGTTTTATCCTCATGGCCCTGGTAGGAGTGTCCTGGGTTCTCTGGGGCTATAGTCTGGCCTTTGCTCCCGGTTCTCCAGTGATTGGAGGGTTGCAATGGTTTGGCCTAACTGGCGTTGGTCTGGAGACAACTGATTATCTGAAGGGAACTCAGCCTGAGGCCGTTGTCTCCTACGCAGCCACAATCCCTCACCAGGCTTTCATGATTTACCAGGCAATGTTCGCCATCATCACACCTGCCCTGATGTCAGGGGCGATCGTGGAACGGATTAATTTCCGGGCCTACTTCCTGTTCGTGCTGCTCTGGGCTACCCTCATCTATGCTCCCGTTGCCCATATGGTTTGGGCTAAAGGGGGATTGATGGGGTTGTATGGCGGTTTTGGAGCCCTGGACTTTGCCGGTGGAACAGTCGTTCATATTAGTTCTGGTGTGTCAGCTCTGGTTGCTGCTCTGATCATTGGCCCACGCAAAACCTATCCCAATCAACCCTCTCCGCCTCACAACGTGCCCTACATTCTGCTGGGTGCTGGCCTCCTCTGGTTTGGCTGGTTTGGCTTTAATGCAGGCAGTGCTCTTGCTTCCGGTGGTTTGGCTACCGTAGCTTTTGTCGCTACGAACACAGCAGCAGCAGCAGCAGCCCTGACCTGGGTTCTGCTGGAGTGGGCTCTACTGGGCAAGCCTACGGCAGTGGGTATTGCCACAGGTGCCGTTGCGGGTCTAGTAGGAATTACTCCAGCGGCTGGTTTTGTCACCCCGCTGAGTGCAATTTTTGTAGGCTCTATCGTTGCAGTTTGTTGCTTCTTCGCTATTCGGATTAAGAACAAGTTGCAGATTGACGACTCCTTGGATACCTTCACGGTTCACGGTGTGGGGGGGACTTTTGGTGCGATTCTGACCGGTATTTTTGCAACCAAATTTGTCAACTCAGCCGGTGGCAACGGGTTGTTATTTGGAACAGATGGTAAGTTCTTCAGTGAAGGAGCTGATGCTAGCCAGGTGTTGAAGCAGCTGGCTGCTGTAGGGATTACCTATGTCCTGGCTGCTGTTGGAACATTCATCATTCTGAAGGCTCTGGAATTAACAGTTGGCCTGCGGGTCAAGCCTGATATTGAGCTACAGGGTGTGGATGTGTCTGAACATGGTGAAGCAGGGTACGGCGAGGAATTCGGGAGTTCCTCCCACGTGCCTACCCCCAGTGAGGTCACCTGA
- a CDS encoding ChaN family lipoprotein encodes MRRYGVAPLWSGLLGMVLLWTAPALAQQVFSPPLRQVMTLEEVLQDLAQATVIYLGETHDRPADHETQLDLIRQLHRKNPRLAIGLEMFQRPYQPVLDQYLAGRITEEELRQQSQYDQRWGYPWSYYAPILRYAREHRLPLLALNSPSEITRKVARQGLESLTAAERAMIPPIAELRTDNVAYRRMMRQIYEGIHKGQSASGNFERFFLAQVLWDETMAETIARFLTAQPDYQVVVLAGQGHVVHGYGIPDRVARRMRRSTFQQRTLILNPPPEEKAFNDPTIADYLWVSDD; translated from the coding sequence ATGCGTAGATATGGAGTAGCTCCGCTCTGGAGTGGGTTATTGGGAATGGTCCTGTTGTGGACGGCTCCAGCCCTAGCTCAGCAAGTTTTCAGCCCCCCATTGCGGCAAGTAATGACGCTAGAGGAAGTTCTGCAGGATCTGGCTCAGGCAACGGTCATTTATCTGGGGGAAACCCACGATCGTCCTGCCGATCATGAGACTCAGCTCGATCTGATTCGCCAGTTGCACCGGAAGAATCCCAGGCTGGCGATCGGCCTGGAAATGTTTCAGCGGCCCTATCAACCCGTACTGGATCAGTATCTGGCTGGGAGGATCACAGAAGAGGAACTACGGCAGCAGAGTCAATACGATCAGCGCTGGGGCTATCCCTGGTCATACTACGCGCCTATCCTGCGCTATGCCAGGGAACACCGTCTACCCCTACTGGCCCTCAACAGTCCCAGCGAGATCACTCGTAAGGTGGCCCGCCAGGGGCTGGAATCCCTCACAGCAGCAGAACGGGCCATGATTCCCCCGATCGCTGAACTCCGCACCGATAACGTGGCCTATCGCCGGATGATGCGGCAGATCTATGAGGGCATCCACAAAGGACAGAGCGCCAGCGGGAACTTCGAGCGGTTTTTCCTGGCCCAGGTGTTGTGGGATGAAACCATGGCCGAGACAATCGCCCGCTTTCTCACGGCCCAACCTGATTACCAGGTCGTTGTCTTGGCTGGCCAGGGCCATGTTGTCCATGGCTATGGGATTCCCGATCGGGTGGCCCGCCGCATGCGCCGATCCACCTTTCAACAGCGCACCCTGATTCTGAATCCTCCGCCTGAGGAGAAAGCATTTAACGATCCAACGATCGCAGACTACTTGTGGGTTTCAGACGATTGA
- a CDS encoding NFACT RNA binding domain-containing protein, protein MQPVDFTTLTAICGELRQNWLPARLEQVYQRDRHTLAIALRTLQGRGWLTLCWHPQAAHLCLGDPPPRDPDTFTFSQQLQHQLNGLALVEIATIAPWERAIDLKFARRPDDPILWHLYTEIMGKYSNVILVNREGLIVTAAHQVSSQQSRVRPILTGQPYEPPPTLLDAIPTAQESLARWQERVSLLPGPIKRNLLKTYRGLSSALVVSMLQEAGLDPEQATDRLQTEDWQRLFHRWQEWLQSLDRGTFSPGWTRSGYTVLGWQRVSPVETVQQIIQSYYGQQLNQQRFEQVHHQLGQKLKILLEKLNQKKTTFRNRLQQSEGADCYREQADLLMAHLHHWQPGMTTIELPDFMTGDPVSISLNPEKNAVQNAQAFYKQHQKLKRARTAVLPLLAAVEAEIQYLEQVEASLTQMDRYQTSADLPALEEIRDELIQQGYLEASGYRSRMETNDSGIDFHRYRTPSNFELLVGRNNRQNDQLTFRLAGDYDLWFHTQEIPGSHVLLRLEPGAVPEKVDLQFAADLAAYYSRGRLSEQVPIVYTEPRHVYKPKGAKPGMAIYKQERILWGRPQGAATYLSRGLEA, encoded by the coding sequence GTGCAACCTGTTGATTTCACAACGCTCACGGCTATTTGCGGGGAATTACGCCAAAACTGGTTGCCTGCCCGTCTGGAACAGGTCTACCAGCGAGATCGCCATACCCTGGCTATTGCCCTCCGGACATTGCAGGGTCGAGGATGGCTGACCCTGTGTTGGCATCCCCAGGCAGCTCACCTGTGTCTGGGAGATCCCCCACCCCGTGATCCAGATACCTTTACCTTCAGTCAGCAATTGCAGCACCAACTCAACGGGCTGGCCCTGGTGGAAATCGCGACCATTGCTCCCTGGGAGCGGGCGATCGATCTGAAATTTGCCCGCCGCCCCGATGATCCAATTCTCTGGCACCTCTACACAGAAATTATGGGCAAGTACAGCAATGTCATTCTCGTCAATCGGGAGGGTCTGATTGTGACGGCTGCCCACCAGGTCAGTTCTCAACAGTCGAGGGTGCGCCCCATTCTGACTGGCCAGCCCTATGAACCTCCCCCCACCTTGCTGGACGCCATCCCAACAGCCCAGGAATCTCTGGCTCGCTGGCAGGAACGGGTCAGCCTGCTCCCAGGGCCTATTAAACGGAACTTGCTCAAAACTTACCGGGGCCTGAGTTCAGCTCTGGTCGTTTCCATGCTGCAGGAAGCCGGATTGGACCCCGAACAAGCCACCGATCGACTGCAGACCGAAGATTGGCAACGGCTGTTCCATCGCTGGCAGGAGTGGCTTCAGAGTCTGGACAGGGGTACTTTTTCGCCCGGTTGGACCCGATCGGGCTACACGGTCCTGGGCTGGCAACGGGTGTCTCCGGTCGAAACCGTACAACAGATAATCCAGAGCTACTACGGTCAGCAACTGAATCAGCAACGGTTTGAGCAGGTGCACCACCAATTAGGCCAGAAGCTTAAAATTCTGCTGGAGAAGCTGAATCAGAAAAAAACAACCTTCAGAAACCGGTTGCAGCAATCTGAAGGGGCCGATTGCTACCGGGAACAGGCCGATCTCCTGATGGCGCACCTGCACCACTGGCAACCGGGCATGACGACGATCGAACTGCCCGATTTTATGACTGGGGACCCTGTTTCTATTTCCCTGAATCCAGAAAAAAATGCCGTTCAGAATGCCCAGGCTTTCTATAAACAGCATCAGAAGTTAAAGCGAGCCCGCACAGCCGTGTTGCCCCTGCTAGCAGCGGTAGAAGCAGAAATCCAGTACCTGGAACAGGTAGAAGCCTCTCTAACCCAGATGGATCGCTATCAGACCTCGGCTGACCTGCCTGCTCTGGAGGAAATTCGAGATGAACTGATTCAGCAGGGCTATCTGGAGGCTTCAGGCTATCGGAGTCGGATGGAGACGAATGACTCTGGCATTGACTTTCACCGCTACCGAACCCCCAGTAACTTTGAACTTCTCGTTGGTCGCAACAACCGGCAGAATGATCAGCTCACGTTTCGTTTGGCTGGAGACTATGATCTCTGGTTCCATACCCAGGAAATCCCCGGTAGCCATGTGCTGTTGCGATTAGAGCCAGGGGCTGTGCCAGAGAAAGTCGATCTCCAGTTCGCGGCTGATCTGGCAGCCTACTACAGCCGGGGGCGTCTCAGCGAGCAGGTTCCGATCGTCTATACTGAGCCCCGGCATGTTTACAAACCCAAAGGGGCAAAACCAGGGATGGCGATTTATAAACAGGAACGTATTCTCTGGGGACGACCTCAAGGGGCTGCAACATATTTGTCCAGAGGATTAGAGGCTTAG
- a CDS encoding DUF1830 domain-containing protein: protein MMTQVLDSLSLLECSDPILCCYVNGSCQMQIARIADVPNWYFERVVFPGQRLLFEAPSLAHLEIHTSLTATSILTDHISCQTLKVEEK, encoded by the coding sequence ATGATGACGCAAGTTCTGGACTCCCTATCCCTCCTGGAATGCTCTGATCCCATCCTTTGCTGCTATGTTAATGGCAGTTGTCAGATGCAAATTGCCCGCATTGCAGATGTCCCAAACTGGTACTTTGAACGGGTTGTTTTCCCAGGGCAGCGACTCCTGTTTGAAGCCCCTTCCCTGGCCCATCTGGAAATTCACACCAGTTTGACAGCAACGTCTATTCTGACGGATCACATTTCCTGTCAGACACTGAAGGTTGAGGAAAAATAA
- a CDS encoding type IV pilin-like G/H family protein encodes MKTEFKAKFLQHLAQKRRENKGFTLVELLVVIIIIGILSAIALPSFLNQANKAKQSEAKQNSGSMNRAQTAYIAENSIFGSTVQVLGLGIQTQTVNYQYRVTAPASADYTQYVNNMAISLKGPLRSYRGGVSLGTVKETSETTSLSVLCETKQVGKQPDATNFPDVTPAMITNGQCLATPTAGAYKLVDAK; translated from the coding sequence ATGAAGACTGAATTTAAGGCAAAATTCTTGCAGCATCTCGCTCAAAAGCGCAGAGAAAACAAGGGTTTTACCCTGGTTGAACTGCTGGTTGTTATCATCATCATCGGTATTCTGTCCGCGATCGCACTGCCTTCCTTCCTGAACCAGGCCAACAAAGCCAAGCAGTCTGAAGCCAAGCAGAACTCTGGTTCCATGAACCGGGCTCAAACCGCTTACATTGCTGAAAACAGCATCTTCGGTTCCACGGTACAGGTTCTGGGTCTGGGGATTCAAACCCAAACCGTGAACTACCAGTATCGCGTTACAGCTCCCGCTTCTGCTGACTACACCCAGTATGTCAACAACATGGCCATTTCTTTGAAAGGTCCCCTGCGCTCCTACAGAGGCGGCGTTTCTCTGGGTACCGTTAAAGAAACCAGTGAAACAACCTCTCTGTCTGTTCTGTGCGAAACGAAGCAAGTAGGTAAGCAGCCTGATGCAACCAACTTCCCTGATGTTACCCCCGCCATGATCACCAACGGACAGTGTCTGGCTACCCCCACTGCCGGTGCTTACAAGCTGGTTGATGCGAAGTAA
- a CDS encoding tetratricopeptide repeat protein encodes MNRTLKLIAILGTVTLLGGVPAIAEAKPVAAPITQQMKVDNFTRQGIQKAEAGDFNAALIEFDRAVKASPKSASAYYNRGLAQYGLKNYEAAIADFNQAIQLNPAYANAYGNRGLIRYAQGNMRGAIADYNQVLKLNPKDANAYNNRALARVALGDYKGAMRDFTRAIIADPNFADAYYSRGVVANRMGDVQGSRADLQQAADLYRKQGLMEEYQYAMNNMQQLSTVN; translated from the coding sequence ATGAACCGCACACTGAAACTTATTGCCATTCTGGGGACGGTGACTTTACTGGGTGGAGTCCCTGCGATTGCAGAGGCAAAACCAGTTGCAGCCCCCATCACGCAACAGATGAAAGTTGATAACTTCACCCGTCAAGGTATTCAGAAAGCGGAAGCTGGAGATTTCAACGCTGCGCTGATCGAGTTTGACCGGGCGGTGAAAGCGAGTCCTAAAAGTGCAAGCGCTTACTACAACCGGGGCTTGGCTCAGTATGGTCTCAAGAATTATGAGGCTGCCATCGCGGATTTCAACCAGGCCATTCAACTCAATCCAGCCTATGCCAATGCCTACGGGAATCGGGGCTTGATTCGATATGCCCAGGGCAACATGCGAGGTGCGATCGCAGACTATAACCAGGTTTTAAAGCTTAACCCTAAAGATGCCAATGCCTATAACAACCGGGCTCTGGCTCGGGTGGCTCTAGGGGACTACAAGGGAGCCATGCGAGATTTCACACGAGCCATCATTGCTGACCCTAATTTCGCGGATGCTTATTACAGTCGGGGCGTTGTGGCCAATCGGATGGGAGATGTGCAGGGCTCACGGGCTGACCTGCAGCAGGCTGCCGATCTCTATCGCAAACAAGGCCTGATGGAAGAATACCAGTATGCGATGAACAACATGCAGCAACTGAGTACAGTGAACTAG
- a CDS encoding PIG-L family deacetylase — protein sequence MNPYEKFVSTIAALMQEAALYPLGHFEPSTLVSAPAEAPRVLLFSPHPDDECLIGGLPLRLQRELKMRVINVAVTQGSNRERQEERYQELTRACQYLGFGLIQIGDRGLEGINLSTRTQQPEIWRQAVEQIVSILQEQQPTAIFCPHDRDGNTTHIGTHYLVFDALQQMATDFHCIMVETEYWQAMEDPNLMVESGVEDVISFITALSFHAGEVRRNPYHIRLPAWMIDNVRRGSERVGGQGSTSAGFTFATLYRLRRWQAGQLHEFLPEGRVMAIPDDLSEFFV from the coding sequence ATGAATCCATACGAAAAGTTTGTTTCGACGATCGCGGCTCTCATGCAAGAAGCGGCCCTTTACCCCTTGGGCCATTTTGAACCCAGTACCCTGGTTTCTGCTCCAGCAGAGGCTCCTAGGGTACTTTTGTTTTCTCCCCATCCTGATGATGAATGCCTGATTGGGGGGCTCCCTCTCCGTCTGCAACGGGAGCTCAAGATGAGGGTGATTAACGTTGCGGTGACCCAGGGTAGTAATCGGGAGCGGCAGGAGGAGCGTTATCAGGAGCTGACCAGAGCCTGCCAATATCTGGGCTTTGGGTTAATCCAAATTGGTGATCGGGGCCTGGAAGGCATTAATCTGTCCACCCGAACTCAGCAACCAGAAATCTGGAGGCAAGCCGTTGAGCAGATCGTCTCAATTTTGCAGGAGCAACAACCTACTGCCATTTTTTGCCCCCACGATCGAGATGGGAATACGACTCACATTGGCACCCATTACCTGGTTTTTGATGCCCTGCAGCAAATGGCGACCGACTTCCATTGCATTATGGTGGAGACAGAGTACTGGCAGGCAATGGAGGATCCAAACCTGATGGTTGAATCTGGCGTTGAAGATGTAATTAGTTTCATTACAGCCCTGTCCTTCCATGCTGGTGAGGTCCGGCGTAACCCGTATCACATCCGTCTACCCGCCTGGATGATTGATAACGTTCGGCGAGGAAGTGAACGGGTTGGTGGCCAGGGCAGCACTTCTGCTGGTTTTACCTTTGCAACGCTCTATCGTCTGCGTCGCTGGCAGGCCGGTCAGCTCCATGAGTTTCTTCCAGAAGGCAGAGTCATGGCTATCCCGGATGATTTATCTGAGTTTTTTGTATAG
- a CDS encoding STAS domain-containing protein, producing MTSIQIFQPSRMLTSVNGTELLDGIDLALEEGYQHFLIDMQDAMFMDSSGLSFLVTAYKRVRSAGGTLSLCSLKGQAAMLVEITRMDKMLDIYSDRDAFQRAINTRQDISG from the coding sequence ATGACGAGCATCCAAATTTTTCAACCTTCTAGAATGCTGACCAGCGTCAATGGAACTGAACTGCTGGATGGGATCGATCTTGCCCTGGAAGAGGGATATCAGCACTTCTTGATTGATATGCAAGATGCCATGTTCATGGATAGCAGTGGCCTCAGCTTTCTGGTCACGGCCTATAAGCGAGTTCGATCGGCAGGGGGAACCCTTTCCCTCTGTTCCCTGAAAGGACAGGCAGCCATGCTGGTGGAAATTACTCGGATGGACAAGATGCTGGACATTTATTCCGATCGGGATGCTTTCCAGCGGGCCATTAACACCCGACAGGATATCTCCGGGTAG
- a CDS encoding DNA-directed RNA polymerase subunit alpha C-terminal domain-containing protein, whose translation MTLDRPDLASSQSLEPLQLSLKAYGFLRRSQIHSIADLLDYTQEDLLILDEEVGQEIITALEQKFAITLSPK comes from the coding sequence ATGACCCTCGATCGGCCTGATTTAGCCAGTTCCCAATCCCTGGAGCCTCTGCAACTCTCCCTAAAAGCTTACGGATTCCTTCGCAGATCACAAATTCATTCGATTGCTGATCTGCTGGACTATACTCAGGAAGATTTGTTGATCCTGGATGAAGAGGTGGGCCAGGAGATTATCACCGCACTGGAGCAAAAGTTCGCGATCACCCTGTCCCCGAAATAG